In Nicotiana tabacum cultivar K326 chromosome 17, ASM71507v2, whole genome shotgun sequence, one DNA window encodes the following:
- the LOC107800482 gene encoding WEB family protein At3g51220-like isoform X1, giving the protein MEREEGVVVRGRVEIDMRQPFRSVKEAVMLFGEKVLAGEIHAKQLKEVQTKASGGKNQPKFGGEVREELEETKQSLQKAKEEGTFMAHCLQSLKEELELTRREIQQLKTREPQHKVPLVMMDPEIEELKFIEQPSSKVEVKTQTVEQDDDDEKEEEIEFQKKRSVKFASPPLLTKVIAVNKEDVKKECETSPSQLKKKLKRKPLIPLIGALFSKKKGNQENA; this is encoded by the exons ATGGAAAGGGAAGAAGGAGTGGTGGTGCGGGGACGTGTGGAGATCGACATGCGGCAGCCTTTTCGGTCAGTGAAGGAAGCAGTTATGTTGTTTGGGGAAAAGGTGTTGGCTGGAGAGATTCATGCTAAGCAACTTAAAGAG GTGCAGACAAAAGCAAGTGGTGGAAAAAACCAACCCAAATTTGGAGGAGAAGTCAGAGAAGAGCTTGAAGAGACAAAGCAAAGTCTCCAGAAAGCTAAAGAAGAAGGAACATTTATGGCCCATTGCCTTCAATCTCTTAAAGAAGAGCTGGAACTGACAAGAAGAGAGATACAACAGTTGAAGACAAGAGAACCCCAACACAAAGTACCATTAGTGATGATGGATCCAGAGATTGAAGAGCTAAAGTTCATTGAGcaaccatcatcaaaagttgaaGTCAAAACACAAACTGTAGagcaagatgatgatgatgagaaggaggaggagatcgAGTTCCAGAAAAAAAGATCTGTCAAGTTTGCTAGTCCCCCTCTGCTCACTAAGGTCATTGCTGTCAACAAGGAAGATGTTAAGAAAGAATGTGAGACTAGTCCTTCACAGCTCAAGAAGAAATTGAAGAGGAAGCCTTTAATCCCTTTAATTGGTGCCTTGTTTTCCAAGAAGAAGGGAAACCAGGAAAATGCATGA
- the LOC107800482 gene encoding WEB family protein At3g51220-like isoform X2: MEREEGVVVRGRVEIDMRQPFRSVKEAVMLFGEKVLAGEIHAKQLKETKASGGKNQPKFGGEVREELEETKQSLQKAKEEGTFMAHCLQSLKEELELTRREIQQLKTREPQHKVPLVMMDPEIEELKFIEQPSSKVEVKTQTVEQDDDDEKEEEIEFQKKRSVKFASPPLLTKVIAVNKEDVKKECETSPSQLKKKLKRKPLIPLIGALFSKKKGNQENA, encoded by the exons ATGGAAAGGGAAGAAGGAGTGGTGGTGCGGGGACGTGTGGAGATCGACATGCGGCAGCCTTTTCGGTCAGTGAAGGAAGCAGTTATGTTGTTTGGGGAAAAGGTGTTGGCTGGAGAGATTCATGCTAAGCAACTTAAAGAG ACAAAAGCAAGTGGTGGAAAAAACCAACCCAAATTTGGAGGAGAAGTCAGAGAAGAGCTTGAAGAGACAAAGCAAAGTCTCCAGAAAGCTAAAGAAGAAGGAACATTTATGGCCCATTGCCTTCAATCTCTTAAAGAAGAGCTGGAACTGACAAGAAGAGAGATACAACAGTTGAAGACAAGAGAACCCCAACACAAAGTACCATTAGTGATGATGGATCCAGAGATTGAAGAGCTAAAGTTCATTGAGcaaccatcatcaaaagttgaaGTCAAAACACAAACTGTAGagcaagatgatgatgatgagaaggaggaggagatcgAGTTCCAGAAAAAAAGATCTGTCAAGTTTGCTAGTCCCCCTCTGCTCACTAAGGTCATTGCTGTCAACAAGGAAGATGTTAAGAAAGAATGTGAGACTAGTCCTTCACAGCTCAAGAAGAAATTGAAGAGGAAGCCTTTAATCCCTTTAATTGGTGCCTTGTTTTCCAAGAAGAAGGGAAACCAGGAAAATGCATGA